One Glycine max cultivar Williams 82 chromosome 3, Glycine_max_v4.0, whole genome shotgun sequence DNA window includes the following coding sequences:
- the LOC100779702 gene encoding hydroquinone glucosyltransferase, producing MEKTTTHIVVIPSAGFSHFVPIIHFSKQLVELHPEIHVACIIPILGSLPSAAKPILQTLPQNINTIFLPPVNPNELPQGIPVVLQILLAMAHSMPSIHHTLKSITSKTPHVAMVVDTFAYEALDFAQEFNMLSYVYFPSAATTLSTHFYFRTLDEETSCEYRDLPHPIKVPGCVPFHGRDLYAQAQDRTSELYKISLKRYERYRFVDGIFINSFLELETGPITALQDEEREYPPLYPVGPLVQTGTASSANGLDLECLAWLDKQQVASVLYVSFGSGGTLSQEQITELAFGLELSNHKFLWAVRAPSNVANATYIGEQKHVDPLEFMPCGFLERTKEKGMVFPSWAPQIQILSHSSVGGFLTHCGWNSILESVLKGVPFITWPLFAEQKMNAILLCECLKVGVRPRVGENGLVERAEIVTVIKCLMEEEEGKKMRERMNELKEAATNGLKQDGASTKNFSRVAFKWKNLA from the exons ATGGAGAAAACAACAACGCACATTGTAGTAATTCCCAGTGCAGGATTCAGCCACTTCGTTCCCATTATCCACTTCTCAAAACAACTCGTTGAGCTTCACCCAGAAATTCACGTAGCATGCATCATTCCCATACTAGGGTCTCTCCCAAGTGCCGCAAAACCCATTCTCCAAACCCTTCCACAAAACATAAACACCATTTTCCTTCCACCGGTGAACCCTAATGAGCTACCACAAGGTATTCCCGTAGTTCTCCAAATTCTGCTCGCAATGGCTCACTCCATGCCCTCCATCCACCACACCCTCAAGTCCATAACTTCAAAGACTCCCCACGTGGCAATGGTGGTTGATACTTTCGCCTATGAAGCACTAGATTTTGCTCAAGAGTTCAACATGTTATCCTACGTTTACTTCCCTTCCGCGGCTACGACACTCTCCACACACTTCTATTTTCGCACGTTGGACGAGGAAACATCGTGTGAGTATCGAGATCTGCCACACCCTATCAAAGTACCAGGTTGTGTGCCGTTTCATGGCCGCGATCTCTATGCTCAGGCCCAAGATCGAACCAGTGAACTTTATAAAATATCACTCAAACGATATGAACGGTACCGTTTCGTTGATGGGATCTTCATTAACAGCTTCTTGGAATTGGAAACTG GTCCTATAACAGCATTGCAAGATGAGGAAAGGGAGTACCCACCTTTATATCCTGTTGGACCACTTGTCCAAACTGGGACAGCATCTTCTGCAAATGGGTTGGACTTGGAGTGTCTAGCATGGTTGGACAAACAACAAGTTGCTTCTGTTTTGTATGTTTCTTTTGGGAGTGGTGGAACACTCTCACAAGAGCAAATAACTGAGCTTGCTTTTGGTTTGGAATTGAGTAACCATAAGTTCTTATGGGCTGTGAGAGCACCAAGTAATGTAGCCAATGCTACATATATTGGTGAACAAAAACACGTTGACCCGTTAGAGTTCATGCCATGTGGGTTTTTGGAGAGAACCAAAGAGAAAGGCATGGTTTTTCCTTCATGGGCACCCCAAATTCAAATCCTTAGCCACAGTTCAGTTGGAGGGTTCTTGACTCACTGTGGTTGGAATTCGATCCTTGAGAGTGTGCTAAAGGGTGTGCCATTCATCACATGGCCACTGTTTGCGGAGCAGAAAATGAATGCGATTTTGCTATGTGAGTGTCTCAAAGTGGGAGTGAGGCCAAGAGTTGGTGAAAATGGTTTGGTGGAAAGGGCTGAAATTGTGACGGTGATAAAGTGTCTaatggaagaggaagaaggtAAGAAAATGCGTGAAAGAATGAATGAGTTAAAAGAAGCTGCTACTAATGGTCTCAAACAAGATGGGGCTTCTACCAAGAACTTTTCTCGGGTAGCATTCAAGTGGAAAAATTTGGCATAg